One window from the genome of Populus alba chromosome 15, ASM523922v2, whole genome shotgun sequence encodes:
- the LOC118033475 gene encoding transcription factor MYB53, with protein MVRPPCCGKLNVRRGLWTADEDAKILAHVAKHGTGNWTVVPKKAGLQRCGKSCRLRWTNYLSPDLKHDNFTPQEEEMIIRLHAAIGSRWSIIAQQLPGRTDNDVKNCWNARLRKKLSEMGIDPVTHKPFSKILADYGNIGGLVRSGSRIGSLSRDLKNVFALRPEQYNSILPEGISNINSHLMTRMVPRKMEPVQECFLNRFNNDSNHSLDLLDQLQAIKLVTEASSSTCAEYQTMLVPNYNILDEGSLSSSSCSTEAQENLPTSFRWCDFLLEDQFLPSDPQAEQENAAELSSKDLTNQTQNVIVTSQAQNPNTMKPQCDQIVAEVSVGVNGVDLAVQNNSGFGDQVAPSSSQHSSFVETIIDGENKIFLDFPNLLEELFNY; from the exons ATGGTGAGACCTCCTTGCTGTGGCAAGTTGAATGTGAGAAGGGGTCTATGGACTGCAGATGAAGATGCAAAGATACTTGCTCATGTGGCCAAGCATGGAACAGGAAATTGGACTGTTGTTCCAAAGAAAGCAG GACTTCAAAGATGTGGGAAGAGTTGCAGACTTAGGTGGACTAATTACCTGAGCCCTGATCTCAAGCATGACAACTTCACACCCCAAGAAGAGGAAATGATTATCAGGCTGCATGCAGCCATAGGTAGCAG GTGGTCTATCATAGCCCAGCAACTTCCAGGAAGAACAGACAATGATGTGAAAAACTGCTGGAACGCCAGGCTAAGAAAGAAGCTCTCTGAAATGGGGATAGATCCTGTCACTCACAAGCCATTCTCTAAAATTTTAGCTGACTATGGAAACATTGGTGGCCTTGTAAGATCTGGAAGCAGAATTGGGTCGCTCAGCAGAGACCTCAAAAATGTTTTCGCTTTGAGACCAGAGCAATATAATTCAATCCTACCTGAAGGAATCTCGAACATCAATAGCCATTTGATGACCAGAATGGTACCACGTAAGATGGAACCAGTTCAAGAATGTTTCTTGAACAGGTTTAACAATGACAGCAATCACTCACTGGATCTTCTTGATCAGCTTCAAGCCATAAAACTGGTGACGGAGGCCTCCTCTAGTACTTGCGCTGAATATCAAACTATGCTAGTACCTAATTATAATATCCTTGATGAAGGctcattatcatcatcttcttgcTCCACCGAAGCTCAAGAAAATCTGCCAACAAGCTTTAGATGGTGCGACTTTCTTCTGGAAGATCAATTTCTCCCCAGTGATCCACAAGCAGAACAAGAAAACGCAGCAGAACTTTCATCCAAGGACTTGACGAACCAAACACAGAATGTTATTGTGACAAGCCAAGCCCAGAATCCGAATACGATGAAACCACAATGTGATCAAATTGTTGCTGAGGTTAGTGTCGGAGTCAACGGAGTGGATTTGGCAGTCCAAAACAACAGTGGTTTCGGCGACCAAGTTGCTCCATCGTCATCACAACACAGTTCATTTGTTGAAACTATCATAGATGGAGAAAACAAGATATTCTTGGATTTTCCTAACTTGCTAGAGGAACTATTCAACTACTGA